One genomic region from Phragmites australis chromosome 1, lpPhrAust1.1, whole genome shotgun sequence encodes:
- the LOC133913721 gene encoding vacuolar cation/proton exchanger 1a-like, with protein MEAATVVVVEAGRKQLLLPDAGGLRQARHGAHGHSAHARTAHSMSSSSLRKKSDASLVRKVPFAPLRPVLANLQEVFLGTKLAVLFPAVPLAIAAQCAHYGQVWVFSLSLLGLIPLAERVSFLTEQIALYTGPTLGGLLNATCGNATELIIALFALMRGKIEVVKCSLLGSVLSNLLLVLGTSLFCGGIVNLGADQPYDRKQSDVSTGLLILGLLCQSLPLMLRYAVGAGEHAVAAATTGLELSRACSIVMLLAYVAYLFFQLKTHSQLFEPQEVEDDGEVEETPVLGLASGFFWLAFMTVLISILSEYVVGTIEPTSLSWGLSVSFISIILLPIVGNAAEHAGAIIFALKNKLDITLGVALGSATQISMFVIPLSVIVAWIAGIQMDLDFKLLETGSLFISVLVTAFTLQDGTSHYLKGILLLLCYIVIGACFFVTRQPASHANSNGAPLAVPTGTWNAQVA; from the exons ATGGAGGCGgcgacggtggtggtggtggaggccgGGAGgaagcagctgctgctgccggaTGCCGGGGGCCTGCGGCAGGCGCGGCACGGCGCGCACGGGCACTCGGCGCACGCGCGGACGGCTCACAgcatgtcgtcgtcgtcgctgcGGAAGAAGTCGGACGCGTCGCTGGTGCGCAAGGTGCCGTTCGCGCCGCTGCGGCCCGTGCTGGCCAACCTGCAGGAGGTGTTCCTTGGCACCAAGCTCGCCGTCCTCTTCCCCGCCGTCCCGCTCGCCATCGCCGCCCAGTGCGCGCACTACGGACAG GTGTGGGTGTTCTCGCTGAGTCTACTCGGCCTCATTCCTCTCGCGGAGCGAGTCAGCTTCCTCACCGA GCAAATCGCACTGTACACCGGTCCAACTT TGGGCGGCCTCCTGAACGCGACGTGCGGCAACGCGACGGAGCTCATCATCGCGCTGTTCGCGCTCATGCGGGGGAAGATCGAGGTGGTCAAGTGCTCCCTCCTCGGCTCCGTCCTCTCCAACCTGCTGCTCGTGCTCGGCACCTCCCTCTTCTGCGGCGGCATCGTCAACCTCGGCGCCGACCAGCCCTACGACAGG AAACAATCGGACGTGAGCACCGGGCTCCTCATCCTCGGCTTGCTGTGCCAATCGCTGCCGCTGATGCTGCGCTACGCTGTGGGCGCCGGTGAGCACGCCGTGGCCGCGGCCACCACGGGGCTGGAGCTCTCCCGCGCATGCAGCATCGTCATGCTGCTCGCCTACGTCGCCTACCTCTTCTTCCAGCTCAAGACACACAGCCAGCTCTTCGAGCCACAGGAG GTCGAGGATGACGGCGAGGTTGAGGAGACACCAGTCCTCGGGCTCGCGAGCGGGTTCTTCTGGCTGGCGTTCATGACCGTGCTGATCTCCATTCTGTCCGAGTACGTCGTTGGCACAATTGAG CCTACCTCGCTATCCTGGGGGTTGTCAGTGAGCTTCATCAGCATCATCCTGCTCCCGATCGTCGGGAACGCGGCAGAGCACGCCGGCGCCATCATTTTTGCACTCAAGAACAAGCTG GACATCACCCTCGGAGTTGCTTTGGGGTCGGCAACCCAGATCTCCATGTTTGTG ATACCACTGAGTGTCATTGTCGCTTGGATTGCGGGGATTCAAATGGATCTCGACTTCAAGCTGCTAGAGACTGGCTCTCTGTTCATCTCAGTGTTAGTGACAGCATTCACCCTCCAG GATGGAACCTCACATTATCTGAAGGGAATCCTTCTCCTCCTGTGCTACATTGTCATCGGCGCATGCTTTTTCGTTACGCGACAACCTGCAA GCCATGCAAACAGCAACGGTGCCCCGCTGGCTGTACCAACCGGTACTTGGAACGCACAAGTGGCATAA